A genomic window from Quercus lobata isolate SW786 chromosome 10, ValleyOak3.0 Primary Assembly, whole genome shotgun sequence includes:
- the LOC115963712 gene encoding TMV resistance protein N-like isoform X1 produces the protein MGVDLCGRTKPKWKSAIDKYERIPNKEIQNLLEISYEGLDEAEKDIFLDIACFFKGFHKKYVMDVLDSCDLHPIYGIKKLIDMCLITVDQYDKLSMHDLLQQMGKDIVRRESPQLPGEHSRLWHYEDVLDVLTENTGSKKIQGLMICSAEPSKIQLEPKCLEKMKNLKFLMASNVDICGDLEYIPNGLRVLDWHGFPLSSLPSNFCPQKLTVLSMLESRVILYKLLERIQCKSLLYMNFQSCQYIRELPDLSIATPNIKQLNLCECMKLVKVHDSNGCLDKLES, from the exons ATGGGTGTTGATTTGTGTGGAAGAACTAAACCTAAATGGAAAAGTGCAATAGATAAGTATGAAAGAATTCCTaacaaagaaattcaaaatttacttGAAATAAGTTATGAAGGATTGGATGAAGCTGAAAAAGATATTTTCcttgatattgcatgtttctttaaGGGATTTCATAAGAAGTATGTCATGGATGTACTAGATTCATGTGATTTACATCCAATCTATGgaattaaaaaacttattgaTATGTGTCTAATAACTGTTGATCAATATGACAAATTGTCAATGCATGACTTGCTACAACAAATGGGTAAGGACATTGTTCGACGGGAATCACCACAACTACCTGGAGAACATAGTAGACTATGGCATTATGAGGATGTTCTTGATGTACTAACTGAAAATACG gggtcaaaaaaaattcaaggctTAATGATATGCTCAGCTGAACCATCAAAGATTCAATTAGAGCCTAAATGtcttgaaaaaatgaaaaatctcaagTTCCTTATGGCTAGTAATGTAGACATTTGTGGAGATCTTGAATATATTCCCAATGGATTAAGGGTGCTTGATTGGCATGGATTTCCTTTATCTTCCTTACCATCCAATTTTTGCCCTCAAAAGCTCACTGTACTAAGCATGCTAGAAAGTAGGGTTATATTGTACAAGCTTCTCgag aGGATACAGTGTAAAAGCTTGCTATATATGAATTTCCAATCCTGTCAATACATTAGGGAATTGCCTGACTTATCGATTGCCACCCCAAACATAAAGCAATTGAATCTTTGTGAGTGTATGAAATTAGTCAAGGTTCATGACTCTAATGGATGTCTTGATAAGCTTGAAAGCTAG